The nucleotide window ggcaaagccctcatgaatgggattagtgcctttatagaAGTGCCTGAGGGAGCTTGCTGACCTCTTCCATCATGTGAAGACCCAGTAAGAAGAGCACCCCCGTGAGACACGGGGCCCTCCCAAGCTATCAGTTACTttggtgccttgaccttggacttccatgCCTCCAGACATGTCTGGTGTTTATAAATTATTCCATCTAAGGTATTTCATTAGAGCAGCCTAAGTGGGCTAAGATGATACAATAGTTAACAATTTTACCCCTGGCAAATAAGTCACGCCTGGTGTGCCTTGCTGTGTGTCCTATGTCTTTCTCATTCGCCTCATCAACATTCAACCTCTGACCCAGGGAGGGTCCTGCACTGTTTCCACAAAACAGAGATTGACACTAGAAATATAAAGCCATTATCTTTATTCATAGCATAGGGACATTTTTCTACCCCCACACCCGTTAGCCAGTCCTGTTGTGCCTGTGTGTCTTCTGTTGTCCTCATCAACTACCTGAGCATGTTTACTGTGGTCCAGAGAGAGTCGTTCACTCTTCCCATAAAATTGTGATCACCACTGTATATATAAACCATGAGCAAGACACTCCATGCCCTTATGGCGCGTATAGACAGATGTCTTCCACTTCTGCTACTGCATCGCCAGTATGTTACTTAACATATTTCCTTTAAAtgattcatattaatattttcccaaatatatatgcattacTCAtggttccccagagaaacagaactcaaaatgtagatagatagatagaaagagatttattttaagaaattggctcatgtaATTGTAGGGCTGGCTGGTCTGAAATTTGTAAGGCTGGCCCACAGCCTGGGTTTCCATTCAGAGTTAATGTTGCGGTCTTTAATCTGAAGGCAGTCTGGAGGTAGAATTCCTTCATCTTTTAGGAAGGCAGTCTGTTCTCTTAAGGCCTTCGACTGtttagatgaggcccacccacatcaggaagggtaatctgctttcctcaaaatctactcatttaaatggtaatcacattttataaatacCTTAACAGCAATATCTCTACTAGTGTTTGACCAAGTGACTGGGTACTACAACCTGGCTAAGTTAACACAGAAAACTAACCATCGCAGTCTACCTCTTATTAATTTGGTACATATAcacatctccttaaaccatatTTAATGtccaaataaaagcaaaaacaagggCATACTTCCACGTAACATGGTACAACTGTCGGTGTACGGCTGAACATACATTATCCCTTTCCCCAGAAGAGGTTTCAAAGTCCTTGGAGGATGTTCCTTGATATCCTATAACTTTATTTAATACTATGATATAAAGCTAGCAATACTTAAATACAGTGATGTAAAGAGACTAcatcctgtcagatcagcggtggcattagctgtacgaaaacaagctcagggcttcccactgattctgcatcaTGGtgattgtataattatttcattatacattacaatgtaataataatagaaataaagtgtacaataaatgtaatgtgcttgaatcatcacAAAACTATCCCCACCTGTCCatggaaaaagtgtcttccatgaaaccagtccctggtgccaaaagggttgggaaCCACTGGCCTAGGGCATCTCCTGTATTCCAGAcatccccttccttccccccaccGTGGACTAGCAGTCCAATTTCTTCTTGGTAATCACAAGAAATCTCCCCAGCGAGTACAGCAACTCCTTTCTTTGCCTGCTGATTCGGAGGTCAGAGGAGCCCAATGTGGCCTGGTGGCAGGTCTTAACCAATGCAATCACTGTTTATCTCCCAAGGGAAGCATTCCTCCCTTTGGAACTAAGGCCTGGAGACCAGCAGTGCggagaggaaacagaaattaCGTTTATGCAGATCAAGTAAGAGTTTAGAAGGCTGACAATCTATTCCACTCCTAGGAACACCCTGATCAACTAGCCAACACCACGGGTCTCTACAAGTCAGGCTCTTCTGCTTTGTGCTGTCCATGACAACAGCCATGCCCACTTTCCTGTTGACGATTAAGTGCCTCCCCTTGGCCCCTGCCACCCTGGGATCCAGCCATCTCCCCTGCACGCAGGATTCCCAATGCAGTGGCAGCAGTTCCCACTGCACTTTCTGACGACAGAGAAGAGCGACCACAGAGCTCTCCAAGGACGCTGGGGCTCTCCCTGCAAACTCATTTCTCACGGCTGAAGTAAAAGCTGTGCCCTCTGGACACCCCAGGTTGGATGAGCAGATACTACATCATAAATCCTCTCTAACATCTGCTTTACTCAACGTGTAATTAGACGGTCatcacatcagaaaaaaataacttcacagcaacatctagactgatGTTGGACAAAGGAATGGGGCACTTTGCCTACCCAAGCTGACATATAAAATTACCTATggcatatatttaaatgaaaagcaaattctTTATCAATGTAGAAATTAAGACTCAATTTTACTTCCAGACATAGCTTACTCTAATAaatattatgtgtatgtatatatatttctttctttctttattatttatttctccgTCTTTTTTCAAGCTGTCCGGGGTTGAGCTTGAGGTTTGCCCTTGTTTGAAAGATTTCAAGCAGTACAGTGGCGTTGAGGACATATTTAGACCAAAAGAAATCTTTATCCTTTCCCTGCTCCTTCCTTGGAAAAGCTGACTGGATTCAGATACACTGGCACTATTGTCTAGCTCTACAACCTTAGGCAAGTTAACTAAACTTGTGCCTTAGTTTTCCTATTAGAAAATGGGTTCATaactatttctcttttattgGTCTTGGGAGGGTTCAAAAACCTAAAATGACTAAACGGACTGATACAGACTAGCTGCTGTGTAATGGGAATATTGAAAGGTAAGTGACtacttttcttgcttccttattTAATGCAGGGTCTGAACACCCCTTACAATGATCCCTCCCTTGGGGCATCTCACAATTTCAGGCCGAGATCCTGGAgcggggtgggcagggtgggctgcaggGGAGCCCTTGGAGAATTGGACACAAGGAGGACCCAGACAAAGGTCCCCACACATCCCCCTAGGCATGCAGAGTGAAAGGGGGCGAGGAAGAGCCCTGTGTCCCCCTGTCGCTGTGTACAGGAGGAACCCGCAGGCCCGCGGTGGGGATACGGACAGGACAATGCAGGGCAGCagtggcggggcggggggggggggggggggtgcaaaGGTCACATCCACGGCTTCCGTTCTGCACCAACTCCCTCGCTGCGCTCCCTCGCTCCTTCGATCTAGGGACGTGAGCACCAAGCTGGGGTAGCACCCGGGATAGGGCAAGGGCACGcggggggctggaggtggggctcTCACGACCATCAGGGCTGGTTCCCGGAAGGCTCCGGGCGGCAGTGGCCGGTCAGCTCGGGGAAATTGGGCAGGGCGGGGAGCACAGCAGGGACACGGTGTACGGCCGGGCGCACAGCCCCTCCCGCGTGAGCGGGCGCCAGAGGAGCCGCCCCCGCGATGCGCCCAAGGGGAGCGCAGGGACTCTGCGCCCGGCCCGCCCGCGGCGCACAGCCCGGCCCGGGACGCCGGGGCGGGTGCAAAGGGGGCGGGGCCTCTGCGCCCGGGGCCTCTCCGGACTATGGTGGGGACCGCAGCTCCTGGGCGCCACCGCGCCTTCCACCTACGCGACTGACCCTTCGCCTCTCGCTTGGGAACTGCAGCCTCCCCCACCTCGGCTCGAAATGGACCCCAACTGCTCCTGCGCTCCTGGTAAGGGACGCCGGGCTCTGAACTGAGGTGGACTCCTCCACCCAGTGCTCTCTTCCTGGCCAGGCCAGGGGAGCATTCCCATCCTGCCTACGGGCCTCCCAAGAGCGGAGGGGACTGAGGCTCCAGGCTGGCCTGCTCCGCGGCACCCACTTGGCCCGCGGGCTGCGGTCTGGGCCGCAGTTCGCTGTCCAGGCTCTGAGCAGGCGGGACGGTCGGAAGGCAGGGACGTTGCCTCCTCAGTCTTCCTGGGCTGGTCTGCAGCCTGAGCCCTTTCTTGCGCGTTCACAACAGGAGGGCACTTGGTCTTCAGAGCACGAGGGGAGAGAAGACGGggcttctcttcctctgccctgggtgacagaggagcTCTGAGGGCTGGTGCCGCACAGAGGAGGGGGCACTGGAGAGTGACTGCCCGAGTGCCCGACTGCTGTGCCTTGTGCCTCTCACTCAGTGCTCACTGCCTGTCGCTGTCTTCCTTGCAGGTGgctcctgcacctgccctggctcCTGCGCGTGCAAAGAGTGCAAATGCGCGTCCTGCAAGAAGAGTGAGTGCGGGGCCTTCCCTGGGAGTCTGGGGCCGGGGCTAAGGTTGGGAGGGAACCCAGAGCCGATTCTGAGTGTAGTATTTCTGGAAACTGACCTTCCTTTTCCCTGTGGGCTATGTGATTCCGTCTCTGGGCTTTCTGCTCTGAACTCAGATGGGTCAGGAGAAACTTTTTCTCTTGAAACACAAGCCCAAAGGCACTCCCTATTGTTCCAGAACAGAGCTGTGCcaccctaaaaaaagaaaaacccgtTCCAGGGCTGAGGGCAGAGCTTGTGCCAGGCCTGCAGTTGAGGCAGGAGGTCTCTGGTCAAGTCTGCTGTGACCTGTCACTGTGCCCTTTCTTCCCcaggctgctgctcctgctgccccgTGGGCTGCGCCAAGTGTGCCCAGGGCTGCGTCTGCAGAGGAGCATCGAACAGGTGCAGCTGCTGCGCCTGATGGCGGAGAGCCCAGCTCCCAGGTGTAGATAGAGGGACGTGCACAGACCTGGGTTTTTTTTCATACCGCCCTGACCCATTTCCTACATTCCTTTTTCTATGAAACATGTGAATGATAATAAAACACTTTTGACTTGATTCTGACTCTGATTGTCTTTGTGCACCTTGGAAATAAGGGTCGGGGGGGGGACTGAACTGGGTGGGCAGAGACCTGGGCTCTGGATGGGAATGTCAGCCCCTAACAGTCTGAGTGCCTTCAGGCAAGCCAGGTGACCTCACTGAGCTTAACCTTCTAGACAGTGGAAAGGCATTGTGTCAGGtcatgggaggtgggagggacagATAGAGAATCTCCTCTGTTCTCATGTCGAGGGCTGATGGTCCAGAAACTTCTCCATCCCTCATTTTCATTCTCTGACTTCCCTGCCCAACTTTAGTTCCCCGTTGGATTTGAGGGCTGAAAGTGACTATAGGAGGTGGAACCAACTCCACAGTTGCATGAATCATAcccagggcttctcaaacttcaCAGTGAAGGAGAAGATTTTGTTTCCTATCCATTGCAGACTTAAACcttgctaaataaaatattaactttggaAATAATGAAATCAAACAATATAAAACCCATTTTTTAGATTCAACAGGAAACAGTCATAAATATATGAGGAAacaggaaaattaaagatttacaAACTCTGCACGTACGCTCATCAATGATGTGCACTGCAGACTGGCAACAGCAGGCTGGCCCCGGGGTGTGGCCCACGCACCTTGAGCAGCCCTGGCCAGGGCTTCCCCACAAGGAACCATCAGTCTTGAGTTGCCCAGTGCCACTGATGGGACACTGGCTGACCCTGAGAGCTCCCTAATGTGACTTGGCCCTGAATCTTTGCAAGTTCCTCTCAAGGTCAGGCTGAATTTGGTCCTTTCTCAAAGTCCAGCCCTTGGCGACTTCAGAAGAGCAGAGGGTGGGCCGGGATTTGGAGGGAATTGCCCAGCATTTTCCTGGTGAGATGAAGCGTGTGCGATCACTGGTTCCAGATGAAGGGCTTCGTGTCTGCCCATGCCGAGTGGTGGCAGCTTCTGCAGTTTGGAGGGTGGGGTGTGCTCATTGCAAAGGAGTGAGGCCCTGGTGACTTGCAATGAAAGCCAGCGGTTGGTCCCCTGGCTATTTGCTCAGGGAGTGCTATCTGATGTTCAATCAAAGAGGAGGATGAGGTTCCTGGCCTAAAAGTCAGGACCAGGCTCACCTGTCGGTGTCCAGTCAAAGAAGATTTCAGGAGTCAGCATGTGGCAAGGGTGTGGGTTTCGGTGTCAGGCAGTCCTGGTTCACAGCCCCCTtcaccacttactggctgtgtggcctgggcaggTCGCTGAAACTCTCTAGTTCCTCATTTGTAGAAAGGAGATTATAGCTCAATGTAGGCATTAAATAAGAAAGTGACTTGGCTCCTGGCTAGGGCTTAATGAAAGGTGGTGCCTGTGATCATTCTCTCCAGGTTGACTCACTTGGAGAAGGAACCCTGTTAGATCCCAACACGGGCTTGGAAAAAGGCTCACAGGTGTGGGAGCGTTGCTCTGGCTGGAAGCTGGGAACGGCAACCTGGCTGATCCCGTGCCAGGAGGAGTGTGGGTGACCTCGACCTCCTGCGGTAACGTCTCCTTCCCTAAGACGTGGCCACGGCCTTTGAGCAGAGATAAAAGACTTTCCCATCCTTCATGTCATTGCATCTTCATGAATGACAGCCACAGGCCTAATGACTGGCATGGCAAATGTTCAGGGGCTGCAGTAATTTTGTCTCTTCCAGAGTAGTTAGGCGAcctgcccaaggtctcacagctcagaaggaaagagatgaaagaaCTTATGATACAGGTGGCCTCATGCCCTGGTCCTTGCCACAGCTGCAGATCATGTCACTGGGTGCTAAACACTGGCTCTCTTGCTTCAGAGATAAAATGACCATGTGGCTCTTGGCTTGAGAGATGGGAACGGAACCCGAAGGAGGTCACAGAGCAATGCAGAGGGACCTGACCACCAGCTCAGTGCTCGTCCCACGGCTGCCTCTGTGCCCGAttttcagtgtcctcatctttcATGTGACTTGGTGGCATACGGTGGTGGGTGATGACAGGATGCTGCAGTCACCTCATGAGGGCGAATCCCACCTCTGTTACTTTTAGCTGCAATGACacaacctctctgtgtctcagtctcAACAGTACAAGGGGAATAATAATGGCCTCTGGCTTGTTGGATTAAATGGTGCAATACATGTAGGGAAGTTAAAATGATGCCTGGCAAGTGGTCAGCGTTCTAGAATGTTGGCAATTGCTTAAATCCTATGAtgtgtaattaaaaatacattattcagAGCTATTACTTTCTAAATCACTGTACATCAGGGATATTTATTTGTGCACAAAGCAGCCAGGCCTGGTGTGCTTCACCGTGTGCTCCATATTATTCTCACATGCCACATGCACATGTGACCTGTGGGCCAAAGAGTGCCATTACTCTTCCCACATCATTTCAACCGATCATAAGGCTACAGAGCTATGAACAAGGCTGTCTGTGCCTTGTGTCAGACACAGAAAAATGACAGCTATTTCTGGTACCACCTACACCacattttactgaatattttacgctgaaatgattaaaattttcttaaatctatttttatgaaaaggaaaCTCCATACCATCACTGAGAATGAAAATCAGTCTTCTTCCAGATATAGAGGAAAGCAAGAAAAttatacatgtgtgcatatgtatacacacatcaaTATTACATGAAGCATTGCTTTTGTCACTGCTGATGGTTGAGCTGGTGCCTTGCTATTGTTTAAAAGGTTTCCAGCGATAGAGAAGTGTTGAAGACATACCAGGGCCAGAGAAAGGTTCTTTCGCTTAAGAGATAACTGGATTCAATTCAGTACACACCTCCTAGCTCTGCAACGTTAAGCAAGCTGCTTGCAATCTTTTGGTTGTAGCTGTCTGATTTGTAAAACACGTTCATAAGTAGTATCTCCCTTTAGGACTGTAGTAAAAGTTCAAAGAACAAAAGTGATTTAAAGGGGACTTGCACTGACTAAATGTTATGCAATAGTcaggaatattgaaaagaaatacCCACTTGTCTTTCGTGTTTATTTAATGCAGAGTCTGCATATCACCTAAAGTGATGCCTCTTTTGGGGACATCCCAGAGTTTCAAAACGGCCGTCATGGAGTGGGGCGCTTGGCTGGGCTATGGAGGGACCATGGAGAATTATGTGCAAAGGCGTGCACAAATGTGTCCCTACCTCCCTGCAGGCGTAGAGATTgcaaaggagagagaggcagacTTGTGTGTTTGTCGTGTCGCTGTGCACAGGAGCAACAAGTCCAGGGGACCCATGTGTGCATAGGGACAGGCAATGTGGAGGGGTGGGAAGAAGCAGAAGTCACCTACATCAACAGCCTGTCCTTTGCACACAACTCGCTTGCCAGGCTAACCCGCAGCCGCCGATGCGAGACGTGAGCATGAGGCTGGGTTTGCACATGGACCCCGGGAAACGCGAAGCAGAGGACACGAGAcaaggtggtgggtggggtggggagagcgcCCGGACCACAAGGATGGGGTCTCAGGACGCTCGGGGCCCGGGGGTGGCTGGTAATCTCGGGGAAATTGGGAAGGGCCGGCAGGACAGCCGGGACGCCGAGTGCAGCCAGGCACAAAGCCCCTCCCAGGCAACCGGGCGCCAAAGCAGCGGTCCCAGCAGTGAGCACAGAGCAGAGCTCGCCGGATCCTGCGCCCGGCCCACCCGCTGCGCACAGCCCGGCTCCGGACGCGGGCCCCGGGCCGTGCTGACTCCGGGGCGGGTGCAAAGGGGGCGCGGCCTCTGCGCCCGGGCCTCCCCTGACCATAAAGGGACCGCGGGCTCCTGGGCTCCACCACGCCTTCCACCTGCCCTACAGCCTGATCGCCTCCCGCCTGGGACCTGCAGCTCGCCTCGAAATGGACCCCAACTGCTCCTGCGCCGCTGGTAAGAGACACCGACTTTCTCGTCCTTAGAGTACCCATTTCCCGGCTACAGGCAGGACAGATGGTCCTAGGAGGGGAGGTCTCATTTTGAGTTCTGGCTGAAGTGGACTCCTTTCGTTCGTAGTTCTAGAGCTTTCCCTCTTGCCAAGCGCCTTCCGCGCCCCTGAGAGCGTTGCCATTCTCCCAGTGCCTCTCGTTTCAGAGACGGGAGGACTCAGGCTTGCACCGTCCACAGCAGGCGGTCGGGGACTGCTAGGCTGAGCCCCAGTAGCCTGTCCAGCATTTGCGTTGTCTTGGCTGGATGGGAGACAGGGGACATTGCCCTTTCAGGATTAAGGACATAAGGGCCGTCCTAGCCTGTGGAGACACAAGTGAGGGTACACATCATTGGGCTGTGAGTGGGACAGGAGCAGCCAGGTCTAGCCTTGCACTCAGCCCCAGGAGCTCTGAGGGCTGGCGCCGCACAGAGGCGGGGGCACTGGAGAATGACTGCCCGACTGCCCGACTGCTGTGCCTTGTGCCTCTCACTCAGTGCTCACTGCCTGTCGCTGTCTTCTTGCAGGTGgctcctgcacctgccctggctcctgcacGTGCAAAGAGTGCAAATGCGCGTCCTGCAAGAAGAGTGAGTGCGGGGCCTTCCCTGGGAGTCTGGGGGCTGGGCTGAGTCAGAGGAGGGGACCCAGAGCTCAGCAGACAGGAACAGGCCAATGACCAGCTTCCCTGCACCCTCTTCCCCTAGAACTGATTCAGGAAGAACTTTAGACATGGTTGATTTGCAGCCTTCATTCTTAGAATAGGGAAACAGAGGCCAAGAGAGTGCACCAGCCTGTCAAGCACAGACCTGATGCTTGAGGACTTTCCTCACTCAAGTGTATGGTTCTGGAGGTTGGCTTTCCATTGGCCACCTGGGCCCTGTCACTGCGTTCCAGTCTTATGCCCTGTCCTGGGCTCAGGTAGGGCTGGACATCTTTTGCATAGAAAGAGTCTCACCCCAAAGATCCACCAGTTGTCTCTTGATAGAGCATGCCATCCTGAACTAAAGGCCATCGAAGGCTGGGGACAGATCTTGCGCCAGTCCTGCTGATGAGGCAGGGAAGTGTCTGGGCAAGTCTCCTCTGACCTCTCgtctcccttcttccccaggctgctgctcctgctgccccgTGGGCTGTGCCAGGTGCGCCCAGGGCTGCGTCTGCAGAGGGGCATCTAGCAAGTGCAGCTGCTGCGCCTGATGGCGGAGAGCCCAGCTCCCACACGGAAATGGAAGAACAAGCACAAACCTGGATATTTTTCATGTTGCCCTGACCCATTTCCTATGGTTCTCTTCATTACTAAATAtgtgaacaataaaaaaaagttattgttcTGACTCTGGCTCTTGTGTCCTTTGTAGGCCTGGGAAATAAGGGACCCCATGCCTAACAGAACCGGGACGGAGGTTTGCATTGAGTGTCTAGAGACCTGGGTGGTGGGACCGTGTCTTGTCGTCTTACACCCCGagtgtcttttttttgttgttgttgttgagacagagtctcacttttttgcccaggctagagtgagtgccgtggcgtcagcttagctcacagcaacctcagactcctcggcttaagcgatcctactgcctcagcctcccgagtagctgggactacaggaatgcgccactatgcccggctaattttttctatatagattttttttagttgtccatataatgtctttctatttttagtagagacggggtctcgctcaggctggtctcgaactcctgaccttgagcaatccacccgcctcggcctcccagagtgctaggattacaggcgtgagccaccgcgcccggcccaccccGAGTGTCTTAAGGGTACTTGTCTCAGGTTACTTTTTCAGCTAAAATGTAATAGCATTATGCCACGTGATATACGGCATGGTAAGATAAAATGCATTACTATGAAAGAACTAAACACTAAATCCATTTTTGTATTCAGGAAAAtttcagtaaatatataaataacaaaatatcaaagaattacAAACACCACACATTTGTCCCAGGGTGTGCACTGCAGACTGGAAACAGCTTGCAGACTGGCGCCGGTGTGTGGATCACACACCTTCAGCAGCGCTGACCTGGACATCCCCACAAGGAATCATCAGTTTTCGTTTGCCCAGTGTCACTGATGGGACTCTTGCTACCCCTGAGAGCTCCCTGCTGTGATTTCCTCCTGAATATTAGAAGCTCCTTCCCCAAGGTCAGGCTGAAATCTGCCCCTCCTTCCAATTCCAGCCCTTGGTTACTTCAACCAGGGAGGCGACCAGAGATGTGGAGGGAATTGCCCAGCAATGTTCCTGCAAGATGCCGTGTGGACAAGGACTGGTTCTAGATGAAGCCCTCTCGGTGTGCCTATGCAGAGGTCATGGCATATTGTGCCATTTCTAAGGTGTGTGGTGTTCACTAGGAAAGAGGAAGGCCCTGCGTGACTTGCAGTTAGGAGCAATGGTTGGTTTCTCTGGCTCTTTGCTGAAGGAATTGCTATTTGATGTTCAAAGAGGGAGATGAGTCACTTGGCCCAGGTGTCAGGACGACACTTGCCTGCAGGTGCTCTGTGCCAAGACAATTTCAGAAGGTAGCCGGGCCAAGTGCATGAGCTCTGGTGCCAGGCAGTCCTGGCTCACAGCCCACTTctccacttactggctgtgtggctgCCACCCGCTCAACCGCTCTGAGCCCccactttttcattttcagaaaggaGATTAAATCACTAGGTAGGGATTAAATATAATGGCGACCCGTTACCTGGCCAGGGCTTAATAACAGTGGTGTTGTGGTCATTTGGTCCACCTGAACTTTCTGGAGAGAGAATCCTATTCATTCCCATCCAGTTCTCTGGGAAAGGTCATCTGCATGGAAGCATTACTCTGGATTGGAAGTTGGGGATGGGACTGGAATCTTCCCGCTCTGCTTTCCAGGGCATGTAGACGACCTCTTGCACAAAACCCTCCAGGATAAGACACTGCCCTAGCATTTGGACAGAGAAAATGCCTTTCTTCCCCTTCAAGTCATGTGCTCTGCACACAAACCAGAGAGACAGACGAATGTGCAGGGGCTGGTGAGATTGCGCCACTTCCAGAGGAGTTAAGAAACTGCCCAAGCTCACACCGCCCGGAAGGAAAGGTATGAATGAATCTGTGCTACAACTATTCTCGTGTCGTAGCCACGGTGGCAGATCATGATGTCACTGGATGCTAGGATCTTCCTTccacagcagagctgggagggcCCTTGGTTAGTTAGCCCAATTGTGCCCCTGGCTTGACAGCTGGGAAACCGAAGCCCAGAGAGGTCACAGCGCTGTGCAGAGGGGTCTGACTGCC belongs to Eulemur rufifrons isolate Redbay chromosome 23, OSU_ERuf_1, whole genome shotgun sequence and includes:
- the LOC138402141 gene encoding metallothionein-1E-like; the protein is MDPNCSCAPGGSCTCPGSCACKECKCASCKKSCCSCCPVGCAKCAQGCVCRGASNRCSCCA
- the LOC138402145 gene encoding metallothionein-2-like, which gives rise to MDPNCSCAAGGSCTCPGSCTCKECKCASCKKSCCSCCPVGCARCAQGCVCRGASSKCSCCA